The Pelodiscus sinensis isolate JC-2024 chromosome 30, ASM4963464v1, whole genome shotgun sequence genome has a window encoding:
- the LOC142821136 gene encoding olfactory receptor 10A7-like, with protein MASQEQGNETSLTEFILLGFGELPGLQVPLFLLFLVIYLVTMAGNGLIVVLVVAYRHLHTPMYFFLGNLSCLEICYSSTLLPRLLAGLLAGDWTISFTGCLTQYYFFGALVATECLLLSVMSYDRYLAICNPLHYTARMSGRSCLQLAGGSWIGGFLACSISTVSISQFTFCGPNTIDHFFCDFIPLVKLSCNDPLLMETLAFSICLIFSLVPFLLTLVSYICIISTILRIPSSTGRQKAFSTCSSHLIVVSVYYGTVLIVYMFPTTDSLSHFKKVLSVSYTVLTPLVNPLIYALRNREVQEALCKASRKLRVPRYWPIGLLR; from the coding sequence ATGGCAAGCCAGGAACAAGGAAATGAAACGTCCCTCACTGAATTCATCCTCCTGGGATTCGGGGAGCTTCCTGGCCTGCAGGTTCctctcttcctgctcttcctCGTGATCTATCTGGTGACCATGGCTGGGAACGGCCTCATTGTTGTGTTGGTTGTGGCCTatcggcaccttcacacccccatgtacttcttcctgggcaacttgtcctgcttggaaatctgctacagctccaccctcctgccccggctcctggctgggctcctggctggggactGGACAATTTCCTTCACTGGGTGTCTCACACAATATTATTTCtttggtgctctggtggccacagAATGCCTCCTTCTATCAGTGATGTCCTATGACAGGTATCTAGCCATATGCAACCCGCTGCACTACACAGCCCGGATGAGTGGCAGGTCTTGCCTCCAGCTTGCCGGGGGATCATGGATAGGTGGATTCCTTGCTTGTAGTATAAGCACAGTGTCAATATCCCAGTTTACCTTCTGTGGCCCCAACACaattgaccatttcttttgtgacttTATTCCCCTTGTGAAACTCTCCTGCAATGACCCTCTGCTGATGGAGACGTTGGCGTTCTCAATTTGCTTGATTTTCTCACTGGTCCCCTTCCTGCTCACCTTGGTGTCCTACATCTGCATCATTAGCACCATCCTCAGAATCCCCTCCAgcaccgggaggcaaaaggccttttccacctgctcctcccacctcattgtggtgagTGTTTACTATGGAACTGTCCTGATTGTCTACATGTTCCCAACCACTGACAGCCTGAGCCACTTCAAGAAAGTTCTCTCGGTCTCCTACACCGTCCTGACGCCCCTGGTCAATCCACTCATCTATGCCCTGAGAAACAGGgaggtccaggaggccctgtgcaaAGCTTCCAGGAAATTAAGGGTTCCAAGATACTGGCCCATTGGTTTGCTTAGGTGA